The Cryptococcus neoformans var. neoformans B-3501A chromosome 4, whole genome shotgun sequence genome has a window encoding:
- a CDS encoding hypothetical protein (HMMPfam hit to UreD, UreD urease accessory protein, score: 70.2, E(): 5.5e-18): protein MAEGYGKWRRHGFRKSLQRRSKSGGRVGSVSDMPPPMKAPLRNPPRLLAGEGRVHLSASNAHPSFSTRLAAYPLKLLSPIPLPSQPSNFAVLYTLAYGGGLVAGDLVSLSVVLDPGCGLVMLTQGTTKVYKRRPGLRPLSHLHTSPPSSDPNLTRQRMHIRLSSSSFLLLLPESVSPFRASIYSQTQRFVLPADRTASVLILDWVNSGRGQRPQEVDEEIWSMDSYGSTNEIWVGDERIMRERMVLDNSHFALNAGGSLSPIANQLSPYNVYATILILGPHFTTLFSYLAYLSDHSRQFQLKEPPGLAWSFSEIDGKLQAGVVRIAACEVEDARKWLREVMTAGGVAALVGEGMWPRCI from the coding sequence ATGGCCGAGGGCTATGGAAAGTGGCGACGTCATGGTTTTAGGAAGAGCCTGCAGAGGAGATCCAAGTCGGGGGGAAGAGTAGGAAGTGTATCTGATATGCCCCCGCCGATGAAAGCCCCGCTGCGGAACCCCCCCCGCCTTCTGGCAGGAGAAGGCCGGGTGCacctctccgcctccaaCGCACACCCGAGCTTCTCCACCCGCCTCGCAGCATACCCGCTCAAACTCCTCTCCCCAATTCCGCTCCCTTCACAGCCCTCAAACTTCGCCGTCCTCTACACTCTTGCCTATGGCGGAGGCCTTGTGGCTGGCGATCTCGTCAGTCTAAGCGTGGTGCTTGACCCGGGGTGTGGGCTCGTCATGCTCACCCAGGGCACCACCAAAGTATACAAGCGTCGTCCAGGCCTTCGCCCGCTTTCCCACTTGCATACCTCTCCGCCATCTTCAGACCCCAACCTCACACGCCAGAGGATGCACATAcgtctttcctcatcatccttcttacTCCTCTTACCTGAATCTGTTTCCCCCTTCCGCGCATCTATCTACTCCCAGACCCAGCGCTTCGTCCTTCCTGCAGATAGGACGGCATCAGTTCTCATTCTTGATTGGGTCAATTCAGGCCGAGGGCAAAGGCCGCAAGAAgttgatgaggagattTGGAGCATGGATAGCTACGGGTCAACGAACGAGATTTGGGtaggagatgagagaatCATGAGGGAACGCATGGTGCTCGATAATTCCCATTTTGCTTTGAATGCTGGCGGCTCTCTGTCTCCTATCGCAAACCAACTGTCGCCATACAATGTCTACGCCACTATTCTAATCCTTGGTCCCCATTTTACCACCCTTTTCTCGTATCTCGCGTATCTCTCCGATCATTCTCGGCAGTTCCAGCTGAAGGAGCCTCCAGGTTTGGCATGGAGTTTTAGTGAGATAGATGGCAAGCTGCAGGCGGGAGTAGTCAGAATTGCAGCATGTGAAGTGGAAGATGCTAGGAAATGGCTGAGAGAAGTTATGACTGCAGGTGGTGTTGCGGCTCTGGTAGGAGAGGGGATGTGGCCGAGGTGTATTTAG
- a CDS encoding hypothetical protein (Match to ESTs gb|CF194057.1|CF194057, gb|CF190195.1|CF190195; HMMPfam hit to zf-CCHC, Zinc knuckle, score: 48.4, E(): 1.9e-11), translated as MWRPAAKTTGTNDVPLANKRRFGLPEEGPPSNSPSYAPRPAADIQYFNGRQERERDARDDRERPRDDYDRRRDDYVRDDRDRRYDDYPRDGHSDRRDERSKWDEGDRREAPRGRERSRDRGDSNEDGPRKRRSRWGDASAKVNVPGMPVAVMGNVSQTELDNYAIHVRLEEINRKLRTGDVVPPEGQRSPSPTPQYDAYGRRTNTRELRYRKKLEDERTRLIDRAVKSDPNFRPPVDFQHKRGSRPQDKVYIPVKEFPEINFFGLLVGPRGNSLKKMERESGAKISIRGKGSVKEGKGRAGNFPQDEEDELHCLITADDESKVKTCVALINKVIETAASTPEGENDHKRNQLRELASLNGTLRDDENQLCQNCGEKGHRRWECPQQRVYSANVICRICGGAGHMARDCRGRGDPSLTQNKQTAFDSEYTALMAELGEGGGSTPGSAPAAAIGAPGAIPPQSRVPPWRLPENWQTNSGGFRGPPNFQAQGYQQAAPGAAAYGQQAYPGYAGYQTGAVSGYGSPATGGADAYAAYYASMGQQAPAAAV; from the exons ATGTGGAGACCAGCTGCAAAGACAACCGGCACGAACGAC GTCCCTCTCGCAAACAAGCGACGCTTCGGTCTCCCCGAAGAAGGTCCTCCCTCTAATTCACCTTCCTACGCACCTCGTCCTGCTGCCGATATTCAGTATTTCAACGGCCGACAAGAGCGCGAACGTGATGCTCGGGATGACAGAGAGAGGCCAAGGGATGATTACGACAGAAGGAGGGATGATTATGTGCGAGACGATAGGGACAGAAGATATGACGACTACCCTAGGGATGGACACAGTGACAGACGAGACGAGAGGTCGAAGTGGGATGAAGGGGATAGGAGAGAGGCTCCCAGAGGCCGTGAGCGTTCTAGGGATCGAGGAGACTCAAATGAAG ATGGCCCGCGGAAGCGTCGATCTCGATGGGGCGACGCTTCAGCCAAAGTCAATGTTCCTGGAATGCCTGTCGCTGTCATGGGTAATGTTTCTCAGACAGAACTTGACAATTATGCTATTCACGTCCGTCTCGAGGAGATCAATCGCAAACTGAGGACCGGTGATGTCGTACCCCCCGAGGGTCAGcgttctccatctccaactCCTCAATACGATGCCTACGGACGCAGGACCAATACAAGGGAATTGAGATATCGCAAGAAACTGGAAGATGAGCGTACGAGATTAATTGATCGAGCGGTCAAGTCAGACCCCAATTTCCGACCCCCTGTGGACTTCCAGCATAAACGAGGTTCTCGACCTCAAGACAAAGTCTACATTCCTGTCAAAGAATTCCCTGAGATCAACTTTTTCGGTTTGCTCGTTGGTCCTCGTGGTAATTCTCTcaaaaagatggaaagggaaagcgGTGCCAAAATCAGCATCCGGGGTAAGGGAAGCGTCAAGGAGGGTAAGGGAAGGGCCGGTAACTTCCCccaggatgaggaggatgaattGCACTGTTTGATCACCGCCGACGATGAGAGCAAGGTCAAGACTTGTGTCGCCCTGATCAACAAGGTTATAGAAACT GCTGCGTCCACCCCTGAAGGCGAAAATGATCATAAGCGAAACCAGCTTCGAGAATTGGCTTCGCTTAACGGTACTCTTCGAGACGACGAAAACCAGCTTTGCCAAAACTGTGGCGAAAAAGGCCACAGGCGTTGGGAATGCCCACAACAGAGAGTGTATAGCGCCAATGTCATCTGTCGTATTTGTGGCGGAG CCGGCCATATGGCACGAGATTGCCGCGGTCGTGGTGATCCAAGCCTTACTCAGAATAAACAAACTGCTTTCGATTCAGAGTACACTGCACTTATGGCAGAGCTCGGcgaaggtggtggatcCACGCCAGGCTCCgctcctgctgctgccatTGGCGCTCCTGGTGCTATTCCACCCCAGAGTAGGGTCCCCCCTTGGAGGCTTCCCGAAAATTGGCAGACCA ACTCTGGTGGTTTCCGTGGTCCCCCCAATTTCCAAGCTCAGGGCTACCAGCAAGCCGCCCCAGGTGCTGCTGCCTACGGTCAACAAGCTTACCCGGGTTACGCCGGTTACCAGACTGGCGCCGTGAGTGGATATGGAAGTCCCGCCACCGGTGGTGCTGACGCCTATGCCGC GTACTATGCCTCTATGGGGCAACAAGCTCCTGCCGCTGCTGTCTGA
- a CDS encoding hypothetical protein (HMMPfam hit to Utp21, Utp21 specific WD40 associated putative domain, score: 205.7, E(): 8.8e-59; HMMPfam hit to WD40, WD domain, G-beta repeat, score: 89.4, E(): 8.7e-24): MFVHTPSGALATPTVNITTSVGRSWLMWDAARMTLVFAGADTGNQINGLAMTGTDIYVSSGSKVIKYHRGKEVASFLSPDGSTLGQILIFGDDFLVLKKDGSGMFVFDLATRHLRNQIAFHSSFTASSLMHPATYLNKVLVGSKQGELQLWNVRTCALVHSFPHPTPFNPSSITTIVQTPAVDVVGIGYLDGSIRIQDIKHGDLVMQMKIEDGAVSSMSFRMDGPSILATASSTGSISIWDLSKGGRILHTLRGAHDQSISGLQWVSGQPLLVSSSLDNSVKQWLCDSPTGMPRLLKLRGGHHAPPTCVRYYGEDGKQILTAGKDRALRYTSVVRDSRSFELSQGSLVKKAIGLGVTVDHLKFPQITAISSSSMRSKDWEDVLTAHSEDAVARTWRVQEKRMGPWTFELEDGYAQSVCVTACGNFGIAGSSTGEIRMWNMQSGKERKSFALTGAAPGNSKPKIISQSTGMVKAKVRKPERAKGNKSVQAITGLATDALNTILVASTLEGKLYFFDFHSTQKLDEVQIESSITAISLHRDSGLLAATCDDLVIRLVDIESRRVVRELRGFKGRILDVVFTPDSRWVIATSLDSIIRTYDIPTGKLIDAFKTSSIATSVTFSPTGDFLATAHVDSVGVHLWANRAQFTDVALRNLEEDDDVVEVGLPTVQGLDADDAIEGIEDVGAPEFTDIYTTPDQIDESLVTLSLIPRSRWQMLLNLETIKQRNKPKEAPKAPEKAPFFLPTISGLETQFDLSAVDKNRTEEELHKGKRLELDGSWLESEFTRRLSVEDETGSYNTFFEYMKALPPSTLDLEIRSLISLTHLSSFINALTQRLKSHRDYEAIQAIMSVFLRVHGDMLIANAELKEGLGALRLEQERESKRLRELVGYALGTLGFLRGA, encoded by the exons ATGTTTGTCCATACTCCAAGCGGAGCACTCGCTACGCCCACTGTAAACATAACAACCTCAGTGGGAAGGAGCTGGCTGATGTGGGATGCGGCAAGAATGACTTTAGTTTTCGCTG GGGCTGATACCGGTAACCAAATAAACGGTTTGGCGATGACTGGGACAGACATATATGTCTCCTCTGGCTCGAAAGTCATCAAGTATCATCGAGGCAAAGAA GTggcctctttcctctctccagATGGGTCGACTCTGGGACAGATATTAATTTTTGGTGATGATTTCCTGGTTCTCAAAAAGGATGGCTCAGGGATGTTCGTGTTTGATCTGGCTACTCGGC ATTTGAGGAATCAGATTGCTTTCCACAGTTCATTTACAGCATCTTCATTAATGCATCCCGCCACCTATTTGAACAAAGTCCTGGTAGGCAGTAAACAGGGTGAATTGCAGTTGTGGAATGTCCGAACATG TGCCCTTGTCCACTCTTTTCCTCACCCCACCCCATTTAACCCGTCTTCTATAACTACCATTGTACAAACACCTGCTGTCGATGTTGTCGGTATCGGTTATCTCGACGGATCCATCCGAATTCAAGATATCAAACATGGTGATTTAGTAATGCAGATGAAGATTGAGGATGGCGCAGTGTCCTCAATGTCATTTCGAATGG ATGGGCCGTCAATCTTAGCCACTGCATCTTCGACGGGTTCAATATCCATTTGGGACCTCAGTAAGGGTGGAAGGATACTACACACCCTTCGGGGTGCGCATGATCAGAGTATCAGCGGCCTCCAGTGGGTTTCTGGACAACCTTTACTCGTATCTTCAAGTTTGGACAACAGTGTCAAG CAATGGCTCTGTGATTCTCCTACTGGGATGCCAAGGCTACTCAAGCTGCGCGGTGGTCATCACGCCCCGCCAACTTGTGTCAGATATTACGGGGAAGACGGAAAGCAGATTTTGACGGCTGGTAAAGATCGTGCCCTCAGGTACACCAGTGTCGTTCGGGACTCTCGAAGTTTCGAGCTGTCTCAAG GATCATTGGTGAAAAAGGCTATTGGCCTTGGGGTTACCGTTGACCACCTCAAATTTCCCCAGATCACTGCTATTTCGAGCTCTTCCATGCGTTCTAAAGATTGGGAGGACGTTCTCACCGCTCATTCTGAGGATGCCGTTGCTCGCACTTGGCGTGTCCAAGAAAAACGTATGGGCCCATGGACTTtcgagcttgaagatggtTATGCTCAATCGGTGTGCGTAACCGCTTGTGGTAATTTTGGCATTGCAGGATCTTCCACTGGAGAAATTAGGATGTGGAACATGCAATCAGGGAAAGAGCGCAAATCTTTTGCTCTAACGGGCGCCGCGCCTGGTAACTCGAAACCTAAAATTATCTCGCAAAGCACGGGCATGGTGAAGGCAAAAGTAAGGAAGCCGGAAAGAGCTAAGGGCAATAAGTCTGTGCAGGCTATTACTGGTCTTGCAACAGACGCATTGAACACCATACTCGTTGCCAGCACACTTGAAGGAAAACTTTAC TTCTTTGACTTTCATAGCACTCAAAAACTAGACGAGGTGCAAATAGAGTCTTCTATAACAGCCATCTCCCTCCATCGCGACAGTGGGCTGCTTGCGGCGACCTGTGATGATCTGGTTATCCGTCTTGTTGACATCGAATCCCGCAGGGTCGTTCGAGAACTAAGAGGTTTCAAAGGCCGTATCCTTGATGTCGTCTTTACACCCGATTCCCGCTGGGTGATTGCCACTTCTCTGGATTCTATCATTCGTACCTACGATATTCCCACTGGTAAACTCATTGACGCGTTCAAGACATCTTCCATCGCTACCAGTGTGACCTTTTCTCCTACAGGTGATTTTTTGGCCACAGCCCATGTTGACAGTGTGGGAGTCCATCTGTGGGCGAACAGGGCTCAGTTTACAGACGTGGCATTGAGGAAtcttgaggaagatgacgacgTCGTGGAAGTGGGGCTGCCCACGGTTCAGGGCTTGGATGCAGACGACG CTATTGAGGGTATCGAGGATGTCGGTGCACCTGAATTTACAGACATCTATACCACTCCTGATCAAATTGACGAGTCGTTGGTTACTCTCTCTCTTATACCGAGGTCGCGATGGCAAATGCTTCTCAACCTCGAGACCATAAAA CAACGGAATAAACCTAAAGAGGCTCCAAAGGCGCCCGAAAAGGCTCCGTTCTTCTTGCCCACTATAAGCGGACTTGAGACTCAGTTCGACTTGTCGGCCGTCGATAAGAACCggacagaggaagaacttcataaggggaagaggctgGAACTGGACGGTAGCTGGTTAGAAAGCGAATTCACGAGGAGATTAAGTGTAGAGGATGAGACTGGAAGCT ACAACACCTTTTTTGAATACATGAAGGCTTTACCTCCCTCCACTCTTGACCTCGAAATTCGATCactcatctctctcacccatctttcctcattcATCAATGCGCTCACCCAGCGACTCAAATCACACCGAGATTATGAAGCCATCCAGGCAATTATGTCTGTCTTTTTGAGAGTGCACGGCGATATGCTGATTGCCAATGCCGAGTTGAAGGAAGGACTCGGAGCATTGAGACTAGagcaagaaagagaaagtaAGAGGCTAAGAGAACTTGTGGGATATGCCTTGGGTACCTTGGGTTTCCTTCGTGGCGCTTGA
- a CDS encoding hypothetical protein (Match to ESTs gb|CF186976.1|CF186976, gb|CF193202.1|CF193202, gb|CF192724.1|CF192724; HMMPfam hit to GATase_2, Glutamine amidotransferases class-II, score: 183.6, E(): 4e-52; HMMPfam hit to SIS, SIS domain, score: 238.3, E(): 1.3e-68), which produces MCGIFSYCSFLCERNRKYVCDVLCNGLARLEYRGYDSAGIGIDGDSKGSSMILFKEVGKVAALRKHIDEGIPCPLPGQAPSKEKVDMSKVFLSQTSMAHTRWATHGVPSPGNCHPHVSDVQTEFSLVHNGIITNYKELKLVLLKRGYTFHSDTDTEVVAVLCKYVWDSQPNKRLNFTELIKTVVKELEGSFAFVFKSTHFPDEIVAARRGSPLLIGVKTDRKLKVDFVDVELPTAEERVNDVDASGLLAVPAAVAEGPGPKLRRSQSRAFLSEDGMPQPIEFFVASDASAVIEHTKRVLYLEDDDIAHIAEGELHIHRLRRDDTVSSVRAIEHLEIELAAIMKGQYDHFMQKEIYEQPESVVNTMRGRVNFDTRSIMLGGLKAYLPVIRRGRRLIFVACGTSYHSCIAVRPVFEELTDIPVAVELASDFLDRRTPVFRDDVAIFVSQSGETADTILAMRYCLERGALCLGVVNAVGSTLSRETHSGVHINAGPEIGVASTKAYTSQYVALVMIAVQLSDDSITKTARRQQIIDGLHDIPAQIRKVLAMDKVLQQMAKDMLSKEKSLLIMGRGYQYATCLEGALKIKEVSYMHSEGILAGELKHGPLALVDEHLPVIFIMTRDSLYPKVQSALAQVTARKGRPIIICNEDDDTVNDNAKVIRVPQTVDCLQGLINVIPLQLLSYHLAVMNGVDVDFPRNLAKSVTTE; this is translated from the exons ATGTGTG GAATCTTCTCTTATTGCTCTTTCCTTTGCGAAAGGAACCGCAAGTACGTCTGCGATGTTCTGTGCAACGGTCTCGCGAGGCTTGAATATCGTGGATACGACAGTGCCG GTATCGGAATTGATGGCGACAGCAAAGGTTCCTCTATGATTCTCTTCAAGGAAGTCGGTAAAGTTGCTGCGCTGAGGAAGCACATCGACGAAGGCATCCCCTGTCCCTTGCCCGGTCAAGCGCCCTcgaaggagaaggttgaTATGTCCAAGGTTTTCCTCAGCCAGACCTCGATGGCACATACCCGCTGGGCTACTCACGGTGTTCCCAGTCCTGGTAACTGTCACCCTCACGTCAGCGACGTGCAAACCGAGTTCAGCTTGGTCCATAATGGTATCATTACCAACTATAAGGAGCTCAAGCTTGTTCTTCTCAAGCGCGGCTATACTTTCCACAGTGACACCGACACCGAAGTCGTTGCTGTGCTTTGTAAATATGTCTGGGATAGTCAGCCCAACAAGCGGCTCAACTTCACGGAGCTTATCAAGACTGTCGTGAAGGAGCTT GAAGGGTCCTTCGCATTCGTGTTCAAATCTACTCATTTCCCCGATGAGATTGTTGCTGCACGACGCGGCTCTCCTCTTTTGATCGGTGTTAAGACAGACAGGAAGCTTAAAGTTGATTTTGTTGATGTTGAGTTGCCCACTGCTGAGGAACGAG TGAATGACGTGGATGCCAGTGGTCTCCTTGCTGTACCGGCTGCTGTTGCCGAGGGCCCTGGTCCCAAACTTCGCCGATCCCAGTCTCGCGCTTTCCTCTCTGAAGATGGCATGCCCCAGCCCATTGAGTTTTTCGTAGCGTCCGATGCTAGTGCTGTCATCGAGCACACTAAGCGTGTATTGtatcttgaagatgacgacaTCGCCCACATCGCCGAAGGCGAGCTTCACATCCACCGCCTCCGTCGCGACGATACCGTTTCTTCTGTACGTGCCATCGAGCATCTAGAGATCGAACTTGCGGCCATTATGAAGGGTCAGTATGACCACTTCATGCAGAAGGAGATTTACGAACAGCCCGAGTCGGTTGTGAACACTATGCGCGGGCGAGTCAACTTCGACACTCGGTCCATCATGCTTGGCGGTCTCAAAGCATACCTGCCTGTCATCCGAAGAGGCAGGAGGTTGATCTTTGTCGCCTGTGGTACTAGCTACCACTCTTGTATCGCTGTTCGACCTGTCTTTGAGGAGCTGACCGATATTCCCGTCGCTGTCGAACTTGCCTCTGACTTCCTTGATCGCAGAACTCCTGTATTCCGAGACGATGTTGCCATCTTTGTTTCTCAATCAGGTGAAACAGCCGACACCATTCTCGCTATGCGATACTGTCTCGAACGTGGTGCTCTTTGTCTTGGTGTTGTAAATGCCGTGGGCTCCACTCTCTCCCGTGAAACACACTCTGGTGTTCACATCAACGCTGGCCCCGAAATTGGTGTGGCTTCCACCAAAGCATACACCTCGCAGTATGTTGCACTTGTCATGATTGCGGTGCAATTGTCAGATGACTCCATCACCAAGACAGCAAGGAGGCAGCAAATCATCGATGGGTTACACGACATTCCTGCCCAGATTCGAAAGGTTTTGGCCATGGACAAAGTGCTGCAACAGATGGCTAAGGATATGTTGTCcaaagagaagagtttGCTGATCATGGGTCGTGGTTATCAAT ACGCTACCTGCTTGGAGGGTGCACTTAAAATCAAAGAGGTTTCTTATATGCATTCTGAAGGC ATTTTAGCCGGTGAACTCAAGCATGGACCTCTTGCACTGGTTGATGAGCACCTTCCTGTCATTTTCATCATGACTCGAGACTCTTTGTATCCCAAGGTTCAGTCTGCGCTTGCCCAAGTTACAGCTCGAAAGGGTCGACCCA TTATCATCTGCAACGAGGACGATGACACTGTCAACGACAACGCCAAGGTCATCCGGGTTCCTCAGACTGTCGATTGTCTTCAAGGCTTAATCAATGTCATTCCTCTCCAGCTTTTATCTTACC ACCTTGCCGTGATGAACGGCGTCGATGTCGATTTCCCCCGAAATCTCGCGAAGTCGGTGACTACCGAGTAA
- a CDS encoding hypothetical protein (HMMPfam hit to Helicase_C, Helicase conserved C-terminal domain, score: 86.4, E(): 7.3e-23; HMMPfam hit to SNF2_N, SNF2 family N-terminal domain, score: 405.9, E(): 4.7e-119): MLRRTIQRPSEPPLTSATSGGYGIVSTPFKVPKSSAPKRESALPARKRKAVSYKEEGSFDGSGDYEDNNEGRASKKGKFAMGNKEYGSDGVLGDMAKWCNRKFPVFQPKDKSGVFTKSFSIPVMYCPKTSEPIIHSLSHASLGARRHPTLIPRPLHNPMDDHAIVLFDPTIDDKPNPEDMKAAEFHEEMKKKEELNKGPHRSLKAILGIVDEKKNKQVVKVPVVIDPRLSKVLRPHQIEGVKFLYRCTTGLIADGAWGCIMADEMGLGKTLQCIALLWTLLKQSPVAGKPTCEKVIIACPTSLVGNWANELVKWLGTGAVSPMVVDGKGGKAELIPAVRRWVQAHGRNVTLPVMIVSYETLRTLQEELASCEIGLLLADEGHRLKNAETLTFQALTSLKVQRRVILTGTPIQNDLSEYFALLNFANPEYLGSKLDFKKNFESKILRGRDADATEKEKLESDAKLKELGGLVSKFIIRRTNDLLSKYLPVKYEHVVFCRPSPLQASLYNLFVTSKDVQRLLRGKDSQPLKAIGLLRKLVNHPDLLNLPEDLPGSEALLPDGYNGKGRDRTVNCQYSGKFVVLERMLDHINHHTNDKIVLISNATQTLDLMEKLCRSKRYGYLRLDGSMSVPKRSKIVAQFNQPESKEFVFLLSSKAGGCGINLIGANRLVLFDPDWNPASDQQALARVWRDGQKKECFVYRFQTTGTIEEKIFQRQCQKQNLSACVVDEAEDTARHFTQGDLRQLFNFNPETLCDTHDTYKCKRCREGKQFVKAQALLYGDASTWNHYPNEELGKMHDDLLRAELGLPEVSYVFQYISH; encoded by the exons ATGCTTCGGAGAACAATTCAACGTCCCAGCGAGCCGCCGCTCACCTCAGCCACTTCTGGGGGCTACGGTATCGTATCCACTCCCTTCAAGGTACCCAAATCTTCAGCACCTAAACGCGAATCAGCACTTCCAGCGCGAAAGCGGAAAGCGGTCTCGtataaagaagaaggatccTTTGATGGCAGTGGCGATTATGAAGACAATAATGAAGGAAGGGCCAGCAAGAAAGGCAAATTTGCTATGGGTAACAAGGAGTATGGCTCCGATGGCGTGTTGGGCGATATGGCCAAATGGTGTAATAGAAAATTTCCGGTGTTTCAACCAAAAGACAAGTCAGGGGTATTTACAAAAAG CTTCTCAATCCCAGTCATGTATTGCCCCAAGACCTCAGAACCCATAATACACTCGCTTTCCCATGCCTCTCTTGGTGCCCGCAGACATCCTACTCTTATCCCCAGGCCTCTACACAATCCTATGGACGACCATGCTATCGTTCTGTTCGATCCCACTATTGATGATAAGCCGAATCCAGAGGATATGAAGGCAGCAGAATTTCATgaagaaatgaagaagaaagaagaattgaACAAGGGGCCGCATAGAAGCTTGAAGGCCATCCTTGGTATTGttgatgaaaagaagaataaGCAGGTTGTCAAGGTGCCAGTTGTCATAGACCCAAGGCTTTCGAAAGTCTTGCGACCTCACCAAATCGAAGGTGTGAAATTCCTATACCGGTGCACAACCGGTCTGATTGCAGATGGAGCATGGGGATGTATCATGGCAGATGAAATGGGTCTCGGAAAAACTCTGCAATGTATCGCTCTCCTTTGGACACTTCTCAAGCAGTCGCCCGTTGCCGGGAAGCCTACGTGTGAGAAAGTTATTATCGCCTGCCCCACGTCACTCGTTGGTAATTGGGCCAATGAGCTCGTCAAATGGCTTGGAACAGGAGCGGTCAGTCCTATGGTAGTGGACGGCAAAGGGGGAAAAGCTGAGCTTATCCCCGCTGTGAGGCGGTGGGTGCAAGCACACGGCAGGAATGTCACTTTGCCTGTGATGATCGTGTCGTATGAGACTTTGCGAACTCTACAAGAAGAGTTGGCTAGTTGTGAAATTGGGCTGCTTCTTGCTGATGAGGGTCATCGGCTCAAAAACGCGG AGACTCTTACCTTCCAAGCTCTTACCTCTCTCAAAGTCCAGCGTCGAGTCATTTTAACTGGAACACCCATACAAAACGACTTATCTGAGTATTTTGCTCTATTGAATTTTGCCAACCCAGAGTATCTTGGTTCGAAGCTTGATTTCAAAAAGAACTTTGAGTCCAAAATTCTCAGAGGGCGTGATGCCGATGCAacggagaaagaaaaattGGAAAGTGACGCGAAATTAAAAGAGCTTGGTGGACTCGTGAGCAAGTTCATCATCAGACGGACAAACGACCTGTTATCCAAATATC TGCCTGTCAAATACGAGCATGTCGTATTCTGTCGCCCGAGTCCCCTTCAAGCATCGCTCTACAATCTTTTCGTTACCTCCAAGGACGTCCAACGCCTCCTTCGAGGAAAAGATTCTCAACCTCTCAAGGCCATTGGTCTTCTCAGAAAGCTGGTTAATCACCCGGATCTTCTCAATCTACCCGAAGACCTTCCTGGCAGCGAAGCCTTGTTACCAGATGGGTATAACGGGAAGGGCAGGGACAGAACCGTCAACTGCCAGTATTCTGGGAAATTTGTTGTTCTTGAAAG GATGCTAGACCACATAAACCACCACACAAATGACAAAATAGTACTCATCAGCAACGCTACCCAAACTCTTGACCTGATGGAGAAGCTATGTCGCAGTAAGCGGTATGGCTATCTTCGGTTAGACGGTAGCATGTCGGTCCCCAAGAGATCAAAGATTGTGGCGCAGTTCAATCAGCCCGAAAGCAAGGAATTTGTCTTTTTGCTTAGCTCCAAGGCAGGTGGATGTGGCATTAACTTAATCGGCGCCAACAGATTGGTGCTGTTTGACCCT GATTGGAACCCTGCCAGTGACCAGCAGGCTTTGGCTCGTGTCTGGCGTGATGGccaaaagaaagaatgtTTTGTCTATCGATTTCAGACGACAGGTACTattgaagaaaaaatatTCCAACGACA ATGTCAAAAGCAAAATCTCTCAGCGTGCGTGGTAGACGAAGCAGAAGATACGGCCCGACATTTCACGCAGGGTGACCTACGACAACTGTTCAATTTCAACCCCGAAACTTTGTGTGATACGCACGATACATACAAATGCAAACGATGTCGAGAAGGCAAACAATTCGTCAAGGCCCAAGCCCTGCTCTATGGCGATGCCAGCAC ATGGAATCATTATCCCAACGAGGAGCTCGGGAAGATGCATGACGACCTATTGAGAGCGGAATTGGGTCTCCCAGAGGTGTCATACGTCTTCCAGTACATTTCTCACTGA